In a genomic window of Candidatus Competibacteraceae bacterium:
- the hrpA gene encoding ATP-dependent RNA helicase HrpA, with protein MRLSDCPIRDRSGLARRLRGLRQRAREGKPVDRGLEQLSIELEASAARLAERRAVLPVPEFDDSLPINAHRETIAAAIRDHQVVVICGETGSGKTTQLPKICLSLGLGAAGLIGHTQPRRIAARSVAVRIAAELQTTVGGQVGYKVRFADRTGPNAAIKLMTDGILLAETQGDRLLEQYEVLILDEAHERSLNIDFLLGYLKRLLPRRPDLKLIITSATIDPERFSRHFNDAPIIEVSGRTYPVDVRYRPLAATDEDERDRDLQQAILDAVDEVWKEGPGDILIFLSGEREIRETAESLRKHHPPNTEILPLYARLSAAEQNRVFQPHGRPRIVLATNVAETSLTVPGIRYVIDPGTARISRYSPRGKIQRLPIEKISQASANQRAGRCGRVMAGVCIRLYAKEDYQARPPFTDPEILRTHLAAVILQMSALNLGRPEDFPFVEPPDSRQISDGFRLLFELQAVDEQRRITELGRQLAKLPLDPRLGRMLLAARREGCLREVLVVAAALAVQDPRERPLEKQQAADEKHRRFRDEHSDFLALIKLWEYYHEQARQLSKNQLRNRCQAEFLSFVRLREWHDLHHELLGLTTEMGLRLNEEPAAYANLHQALLTGLLGHLGLKQEENAYLGARGRNFYLFPGSGLFKKRPRWVAAAELVETSRLYARTVARIESEWVEGLAGHLLKRSYAEPHWEKRSAQVAALERVTLYGLPIISNRRVNYGPLDPVLARDIFIRHALVAGDFHCQAPFFQHNRALLAELEELEVRARRDLTADEAALYRFYDERIPEGIYSGPAFETWRKQAERESPRLLFLDRAALLAEAGPVTDGERFPDHLDLDGLRLPLTYRFSPGADDDGVTLTVPLAAVNQVDPKRLDWLVPGLRAERMAALLKSLPKTVRRNFVPVPNYVQALLEIIEPGGQSLTEAMAERLETMTGARIPEQDWSPAAVPVHLQMRVQVMDADGQVLAVGRDWAAIQAELRGEARDRFAALPTPEFEREHLRDWDFGELTEEVNFVRNGIQLRGYPALVAETDGTLALRLLDSPTRAEAATRVGLRRLIGGRLGPAYKQLARDLPMFQQMTLHYVGLGTQEALREDLLAAMLDRAFLSEQALPRDRPAFEALLERGRAKLSAVKVEICDTAAVILAAHHEARRLLAADESPVWAEALADVREQLARLVYPGFLSATPPEWLPHLPRYLRAVGLRLQKLRHAPDKDRQRSGDIVRLSALWRRQAERNALVEKHDPELLRFRWLLEELRVSQFAQELKTIAPVSVKRLEEQWGRVKSG; from the coding sequence ATGCGATTGAGCGATTGTCCGATTCGCGATCGCAGCGGACTGGCTCGGCGCTTGCGCGGGCTGCGCCAGCGCGCGCGTGAAGGCAAGCCGGTGGATCGTGGATTGGAACAACTCAGCATCGAATTGGAGGCTAGCGCCGCGCGCCTGGCCGAGCGCCGCGCCGTGCTGCCGGTTCCGGAATTCGACGACAGCCTGCCGATCAACGCCCACCGCGAGACCATCGCCGCTGCGATCCGCGATCATCAGGTGGTGGTGATTTGCGGTGAGACCGGTTCCGGTAAAACCACCCAATTGCCCAAGATCTGCCTCTCGCTGGGGTTGGGCGCGGCGGGCTTGATCGGCCACACCCAGCCGCGCCGGATCGCCGCTCGTTCGGTGGCGGTGCGGATCGCCGCTGAATTGCAAACGACGGTCGGTGGCCAAGTGGGCTACAAGGTGCGTTTTGCCGACCGCACCGGGCCGAATGCCGCGATCAAGCTGATGACCGACGGCATCCTGCTAGCGGAAACTCAGGGCGACCGGTTGCTGGAACAGTACGAGGTCCTCATTCTGGATGAGGCCCACGAGCGCAGCCTGAACATCGATTTTCTGCTGGGCTATCTGAAACGGCTGCTACCGCGCCGACCTGATCTCAAGCTCATCATTACCTCGGCGACTATCGACCCGGAACGCTTCTCCCGCCATTTCAACGATGCGCCGATTATCGAAGTGTCAGGTCGCACCTATCCGGTGGACGTTCGCTATCGCCCGCTGGCGGCGACGGACGAGGACGAGCGCGACCGTGATTTACAACAGGCGATTCTGGACGCGGTGGATGAGGTCTGGAAGGAAGGGCCGGGCGATATTCTGATCTTCCTGTCCGGCGAGCGGGAGATTCGGGAAACGGCGGAAAGCCTGCGCAAGCATCATCCGCCCAACACCGAAATTCTGCCGCTGTACGCCCGACTGTCGGCCGCCGAACAGAACCGAGTGTTTCAGCCGCACGGCCGGCCGCGCATCGTGCTGGCGACCAACGTAGCGGAAACCTCGTTGACCGTGCCGGGCATCCGCTACGTGATCGATCCCGGCACGGCGCGGATCAGCCGCTACAGCCCGCGCGGCAAGATTCAACGCTTGCCGATCGAGAAGATTTCCCAAGCCAGCGCCAACCAGCGGGCCGGCCGCTGCGGACGGGTGATGGCGGGCGTTTGTATCCGGTTGTACGCCAAGGAGGACTATCAGGCTCGCCCGCCGTTCACCGATCCCGAAATTCTGCGTACCCATCTGGCGGCGGTGATTTTGCAGATGAGCGCGCTGAATCTGGGTCGACCGGAGGACTTTCCTTTTGTCGAGCCGCCGGATTCGCGCCAGATCAGCGACGGGTTTCGGCTGCTGTTCGAGTTGCAGGCGGTGGACGAGCAGCGGCGCATCACCGAACTAGGCCGGCAACTGGCCAAGCTGCCGCTCGATCCCCGGTTGGGCCGGATGCTGCTGGCGGCGCGGCGGGAAGGTTGTCTGCGCGAGGTGTTGGTGGTCGCCGCCGCGCTGGCGGTGCAAGACCCGCGCGAGCGGCCGCTGGAGAAACAGCAAGCGGCCGACGAGAAGCATCGCCGCTTTCGCGACGAGCACTCCGATTTCTTGGCGCTCATCAAACTGTGGGAGTACTACCACGAGCAGGCGCGGCAACTGTCCAAGAACCAGTTGCGCAACCGCTGTCAAGCCGAGTTTCTGTCCTTCGTGCGGCTGCGGGAATGGCATGACCTGCATCACGAATTGTTGGGGCTGACCACCGAAATGGGGCTGCGGCTCAACGAGGAACCCGCCGCTTACGCCAACCTGCATCAAGCGCTGCTGACCGGTCTGCTCGGCCATCTCGGTTTGAAGCAGGAGGAGAACGCCTATCTTGGCGCGCGGGGCCGCAATTTCTATCTGTTCCCCGGTTCCGGGTTGTTCAAGAAACGGCCGCGCTGGGTGGCGGCGGCGGAACTGGTCGAAACCAGCCGCCTGTACGCCCGCACCGTCGCGCGCATTGAGTCCGAATGGGTGGAAGGTTTGGCCGGGCATCTGCTCAAGCGCAGCTACGCTGAACCGCATTGGGAAAAGCGTTCGGCACAGGTGGCGGCGCTGGAACGGGTCACGCTGTATGGTCTGCCGATCATCAGCAATCGCCGGGTCAATTACGGTCCGCTCGATCCAGTGCTGGCGCGGGACATTTTCATCCGCCATGCGTTGGTGGCCGGCGATTTTCATTGCCAAGCGCCATTTTTTCAGCATAACCGGGCATTGTTGGCTGAACTGGAGGAACTGGAAGTCCGCGCTCGTCGCGATCTGACGGCGGATGAGGCAGCCCTTTATCGCTTCTACGACGAGCGCATCCCGGAAGGCATTTACAGCGGACCGGCATTTGAAACCTGGCGCAAACAGGCCGAACGGGAGAGTCCGCGCCTGCTGTTTCTCGACCGTGCCGCGCTGTTGGCGGAGGCGGGACCGGTGACCGACGGCGAACGCTTTCCCGACCACCTCGATCTTGACGGTTTGCGCCTGCCGCTCACTTATCGCTTTAGCCCCGGCGCGGACGATGACGGTGTGACCTTGACCGTGCCGCTGGCGGCGGTCAATCAAGTCGATCCCAAGCGGTTGGATTGGCTGGTGCCGGGCTTACGGGCGGAACGGATGGCGGCGCTGCTGAAATCGCTGCCGAAAACGGTGCGGCGTAATTTCGTGCCGGTACCCAATTATGTGCAAGCCTTGTTGGAAATCATCGAACCTGGCGGACAGTCGCTAACTGAGGCGATGGCCGAGCGTCTGGAGACAATGACGGGGGCGCGGATACCCGAACAGGACTGGAGTCCCGCCGCCGTGCCGGTTCATCTGCAAATGCGGGTGCAAGTGATGGACGCGGATGGCCAGGTGCTGGCGGTCGGGCGTGACTGGGCCGCGATTCAGGCCGAACTGCGCGGCGAAGCTCGCGACCGGTTCGCCGCGCTGCCGACCCCGGAATTCGAGCGGGAGCACTTGCGGGATTGGGATTTCGGGGAATTGACCGAGGAAGTGAACTTCGTGCGCAACGGGATTCAGTTGCGGGGCTATCCGGCCTTGGTGGCTGAAACCGACGGTACGCTGGCCTTGCGCCTGCTCGATTCGCCGACGCGGGCGGAAGCGGCGACGCGCGTCGGCTTGCGGCGCTTGATCGGCGGGCGCTTGGGACCAGCCTACAAGCAACTGGCGCGCGATCTGCCGATGTTCCAACAGATGACCCTGCACTACGTTGGTTTGGGGACGCAGGAGGCGTTGCGCGAGGATTTGCTGGCGGCGATGCTGGATCGAGCGTTTCTGAGCGAGCAAGCGCTGCCGCGCGACCGACCGGCGTTCGAGGCGCTGCTGGAGCGGGGTAGGGCTAAACTGTCCGCCGTCAAGGTCGAGATTTGCGATACCGCCGCCGTCATTCTGGCCGCGCATCATGAGGCGCGCCGCCTGTTGGCGGCGGACGAATCGCCGGTTTGGGCCGAGGCGCTGGCCGATGTGCGCGAGCAACTGGCGCGGTTGGTGTATCCCGGCTTTCTCAGCGCTACACCGCCGGAATGGTTGCCGCATCTGCCGCGCTATCTGCGGGCCGTGGGGTTGCGCTTGCAAAAACTGCGGCACGCGCCAGACAAGGACCGTCAACGCAGTGGTGACATCGTGCGACTGTCGGCGCTGTGGCGGCGGCAGGCCGAACGCAACGCTTTGGTCGAGAAACACGACCCAGAATTACTACGCTTTCGCTGGTTGCTGGAAGAATTGCGGGTTTCGCAATTCGCGCAGGAGTTGAAGACGATTGCGCCGGTGTCCGTGAAGCGCTTGGAAGAACAATGGGGGCGGGTGAAATCAGGCTAG
- a CDS encoding DUF3079 domain-containing protein — MAKKFPKLAKHPERICWGCDKYCPADSLQCGNGSERTQHPAEIFGEDWFEWGLDFAEEPTKPAGRPD, encoded by the coding sequence ATGGCAAAAAAATTTCCCAAGCTTGCCAAGCATCCCGAGCGGATCTGCTGGGGTTGTGACAAATACTGCCCAGCTGATTCGTTACAGTGTGGGAACGGATCGGAACGCACCCAACACCCGGCCGAAATCTTTGGAGAGGATTGGTTCGAGTGGGGGCTCGACTTTGCGGAGGAACCGACCAAGCCCGCGGGCCGCCCGGATTAG
- a CDS encoding DUF2238 domain-containing protein: MKALWIGVFALALIGSGIHPKDYLTWFLEVSPAIVGAIVLGVTYKSFSLTRLVYFLILVHCIILMVGGHYTYAEVPLFDMLKEPFGFERNNYDKLGHFAQGFVPAMIAREIILRKGIINGRSWTHFFIVCFCLGFSAFYELIEWAVASVSGEAAEAFLGTQGYVWDTQSDMGFALLGAILALLLLAKTHDRALEKLSDPPSNF; encoded by the coding sequence ATGAAGGCACTGTGGATCGGTGTTTTTGCCCTGGCTCTTATTGGGTCGGGCATCCATCCAAAAGATTATCTTACTTGGTTTTTGGAGGTTTCCCCCGCCATTGTGGGCGCTATCGTCCTGGGAGTCACCTACAAGAGTTTCTCGCTGACGCGTTTGGTCTACTTCTTGATTCTGGTCCATTGCATCATCTTGATGGTTGGCGGACATTATACTTATGCTGAAGTACCGCTTTTTGACATGTTGAAAGAACCGTTTGGCTTTGAAAGAAACAATTACGACAAACTGGGCCATTTCGCACAAGGTTTTGTGCCAGCGATGATCGCCAGAGAAATTATCTTGCGGAAAGGCATCATCAACGGTCGGTCATGGACCCATTTCTTTATCGTATGTTTTTGTCTGGGCTTTAGCGCTTTTTATGAATTGATCGAGTGGGCCGTGGCCAGCGTCAGCGGAGAAGCGGCGGAAGCGTTTTTAGGCACTCAAGGTTATGTGTGGGACACGCAATCGGATATGGGTTTTGCGCTTTTGGGAGCGATCCTTGCGCTGCTGCTGTTGGCAAAAACGCATGATCGCGCGCTGGAAAAATTATCTGATCCACCTTCGAATTTCTGA
- a CDS encoding WHG domain-containing protein encodes MGRRNEHTRDELREISLQAAEQLVAAHGLAGLSARKVVACIGYTVGSLYMVFRNLDDLIIQMNERTLDRLYGALASALAHRPPPSTAIRVLAQAYLDFALTQTNGWLALYEHRMPEEQPMPDSFTERVARIFELVQQNLALLCPQRSGQDIALAARALWSGIHGVCMLNLDRKLENIGGHPMQEVADSLLDNYLAGFVASK; translated from the coding sequence ATGGGAAGGCGCAACGAGCATACCCGAGATGAATTGCGCGAAATCTCGCTGCAAGCGGCCGAACAGTTGGTGGCGGCGCACGGTTTGGCCGGCCTCAGCGCCCGCAAGGTGGTAGCTTGCATCGGCTATACCGTCGGCAGTCTGTACATGGTCTTTCGCAATCTGGACGATCTGATCATCCAGATGAACGAGCGGACATTGGACCGATTGTACGGCGCGCTGGCGAGCGCGCTGGCCCACCGGCCACCGCCATCGACGGCGATTCGGGTGCTCGCTCAGGCTTATCTGGATTTTGCCTTGACCCAGACCAACGGTTGGCTGGCGCTGTACGAGCACCGAATGCCGGAAGAACAACCCATGCCCGATTCGTTTACCGAGCGTGTGGCCCGGATATTCGAGCTGGTGCAACAGAATCTGGCTCTGTTGTGCCCACAACGCTCGGGGCAAGACATCGCTCTGGCCGCTCGCGCTTTGTGGAGCGGCATTCATGGGGTGTGTATGCTCAACCTGGACCGCAAGCTGGAAAATATCGGCGGCCATCCGATGCAGGAGGTCGCGGACTCGCTGCTCGATAATTATTTAGCGGGCTTCGTGGCCTCAAAATGA
- a CDS encoding protein phosphatase 2C domain-containing protein — MSEAGDWRYVYASVPGVAHQASAIECQDACSAQLLGGPENAPLLILVAADGAGSAARPRAGAELACRSLLAEFANRLRGVAPTDWSPTLAQPIFESVRAALAQQAADADLPRREFACTLLGAAVAPDRAFFLQIGDGAIVIGTGDRYRPLFWPQTGQYANETRFVTDSDATAHLECTVLAESVAEIALLTDGLQLLALHYPRRQAHEPFFRPLFQHLRAFPEPGCPEPLTAALERFLDSPAVNQRTHDDKTLILATRLPPAVTGESTEAETEIETVRSSPAQAGIIDPAATTATDTAPAIDLPSPCEPANSLDPTRGDSVADFDGPHPSAVTRDPAAPNSEEFSRDRPGAEIL, encoded by the coding sequence ATGAGCGAAGCGGGCGACTGGCGGTACGTCTACGCTAGCGTCCCCGGCGTGGCGCATCAGGCCAGCGCCATCGAATGTCAGGATGCCTGCTCGGCTCAGCTACTGGGGGGGCCGGAAAACGCTCCACTATTGATTCTGGTCGCCGCCGACGGCGCCGGCAGCGCCGCGCGGCCGCGAGCAGGGGCCGAACTGGCCTGCCGGAGCCTGCTGGCGGAATTCGCAAACCGTTTGCGAGGGGTCGCGCCCACGGATTGGAGCCCGACCTTGGCTCAGCCCATCTTCGAAAGTGTCCGAGCCGCCCTGGCTCAACAAGCGGCGGACGCGGATTTACCGCGTAGAGAATTTGCCTGCACCTTGTTGGGCGCGGCCGTCGCGCCCGATCGTGCGTTTTTTCTGCAAATTGGCGACGGCGCTATCGTGATCGGGACCGGCGACCGTTATCGGCCCCTGTTCTGGCCGCAGACCGGTCAATATGCCAATGAAACCCGGTTCGTGACTGACTCCGACGCGACCGCCCACTTGGAATGCACCGTTCTGGCCGAATCCGTCGCCGAAATCGCGCTGCTGACCGATGGCTTGCAACTGCTGGCGCTACATTATCCGCGGCGACAAGCGCATGAGCCGTTCTTCCGGCCTTTATTCCAACACTTGCGCGCATTTCCAGAACCTGGTTGCCCGGAACCGCTGACGGCCGCGCTGGAACGCTTTCTGGATAGCCCAGCGGTCAACCAGCGCACGCACGACGACAAAACCCTGATACTGGCCACCCGCCTGCCACCGGCTGTCACGGGTGAATCGACTGAAGCCGAGACTGAGATCGAAACAGTCAGGTCATCCCCTGCGCAAGCCGGAATTATCGACCCTGCGGCCACAACCGCTACGGACACGGCTCCCGCCATCGACCTTCCATCACCTTGCGAACCCGCGAACTCTCTCGACCCTACCCGCGGCGACTCCGTTGCCGATTTCGATGGGCCTCACCCCAGCGCCGTCACGCGCGACCCCGCTGCCCCGAACTCCGAGGAGTTCAGCCGAGACCGACCCGGTGCCGAAATTCTGTAG
- a CDS encoding VWA domain-containing protein, with amino-acid sequence MDFSVAEFADNPEPRCPCVLLLDNSWSMNGQPIVELNEGLASFKEELLADSLAAKRVEIAIVSFGPVQVVNSFQTAEHFTPPELTAQKDTPMGLAIMQGLELLSQRKALYREHGIPFFRPWIFLITDGTPTDDWKSAAAEVRKGEESRAFAFFAVGVEGANLDILQQISMRQPLRLRGLRFRELFQWLSNSMRSVSRSVPGTEVPLINPTNPDGWASV; translated from the coding sequence ATGGACTTCAGCGTCGCGGAATTCGCCGACAATCCGGAACCCCGCTGCCCTTGCGTGCTGTTACTGGATAACTCGTGGTCGATGAACGGCCAGCCCATCGTCGAACTCAATGAAGGGCTTGCCAGCTTTAAAGAGGAGCTGTTGGCCGATAGTCTGGCCGCCAAGCGCGTCGAAATCGCCATCGTCAGCTTCGGCCCGGTCCAGGTGGTCAATTCCTTCCAGACCGCCGAACATTTCACCCCGCCGGAATTGACCGCGCAAAAGGATACGCCGATGGGGCTGGCGATCATGCAGGGGCTCGAACTGTTGAGCCAGCGCAAGGCGCTGTATCGGGAGCACGGCATTCCCTTCTTTCGTCCCTGGATCTTTCTGATCACCGACGGCACGCCGACCGACGACTGGAAAAGCGCCGCCGCCGAGGTGCGCAAAGGAGAGGAAAGCCGGGCGTTCGCCTTTTTCGCGGTCGGCGTCGAAGGCGCCAATTTGGACATTTTGCAACAGATTTCCATGCGCCAGCCGCTGCGCTTGCGCGGGCTGCGGTTCCGCGAGCTGTTTCAGTGGCTGTCCAACTCGATGCGCTCGGTCTCGCGTTCGGTGCCGGGCACCGAAGTGCCGCTGATCAATCCGACCAATCCCGACGGCTGGGCGTCGGTATGA
- the pgi gene encoding glucose-6-phosphate isomerase, whose amino-acid sequence MSVPSNLPVWQKLKTHHTAIADQHMRDLFAADPERFNRFSRRFGDLLIDFSKHRITDETLGLLIELARQAQVPAWAEKMFNGEIINHTEKRAVLHAALRNRGNRPIRVKDQDVMPEVNAVLEHMRKFAEQIRRGKWRGHTGKRIRDVVNIGIGGSDLGPKMVCQALEPYADPTLRMHFVSNVDGAHISHVLAECDPESTLFIVASKTFTTQETMTNAHTARAWLVKELNDESAVAKHFVAVSTNAEGVSKFGIDTANMFGFWDWVGGRYSLWSAIGLPIIIYIGMDQFIELLDGAHAMDEHFRTAPLEENLPVILALLGVWYIDFFGADSQVTLVYDDYLRSLPDYLQQLDMESNGKSIDREGQAVKIKTGPILWGGLGNNGQHAFYQLLHQGTHLVPADFLAPAQSPNPIGDHHPILLANCLAQAEALMVGKTEAQARAELEKQGLSGEALEKLLPYKIFPGNRPSTSLFYTRLTPRVLGSLLALYEHKVFVQGAIWDINSFDQWGVELGKQLANAILPELKEGQPSGKHDASTLGLIRFCRNLT is encoded by the coding sequence ATGTCCGTTCCCAGCAACCTGCCGGTCTGGCAAAAACTGAAAACCCATCATACCGCCATCGCCGACCAGCACATGCGCGACTTGTTCGCGGCCGATCCCGAGCGCTTCAACCGTTTTTCCCGGCGCTTTGGGGATTTGCTGATCGATTTTTCCAAGCACCGCATCACCGACGAAACGCTCGGGCTGCTGATCGAGCTGGCCCGCCAGGCCCAAGTGCCGGCTTGGGCGGAGAAAATGTTCAACGGCGAGATCATCAACCACACTGAAAAGCGCGCCGTGTTGCACGCCGCCCTGCGCAATCGCGGCAACCGGCCGATCCGGGTCAAGGACCAGGATGTGATGCCGGAGGTCAACGCGGTGCTGGAGCACATGCGCAAGTTCGCCGAGCAGATCCGGCGCGGTAAATGGCGCGGCCATACCGGCAAGCGCATCCGCGATGTGGTCAACATCGGCATCGGCGGTTCGGACCTGGGTCCGAAGATGGTCTGTCAGGCGCTGGAGCCTTATGCCGATCCGACGTTGCGGATGCATTTCGTCTCCAACGTGGACGGCGCGCACATCAGCCATGTCCTGGCCGAGTGCGATCCCGAGAGCACGCTGTTCATCGTCGCTTCCAAGACTTTCACCACCCAGGAGACCATGACCAACGCCCATACCGCCCGCGCTTGGCTGGTCAAGGAACTGAACGATGAATCGGCGGTGGCCAAGCATTTCGTGGCGGTGTCCACCAACGCCGAAGGCGTCAGCAAATTCGGTATCGACACCGCCAACATGTTCGGTTTCTGGGACTGGGTGGGCGGACGTTATTCGCTGTGGTCGGCCATCGGTCTGCCGATCATCATTTACATCGGCATGGATCAGTTCATCGAATTGCTGGACGGCGCGCACGCGATGGACGAGCATTTCCGCACCGCGCCGCTGGAAGAAAACCTGCCGGTCATTCTGGCTCTACTGGGGGTTTGGTACATCGACTTTTTCGGCGCCGACAGCCAAGTGACCCTGGTCTATGACGACTATTTACGTTCGCTGCCGGACTACTTGCAACAGTTGGACATGGAAAGCAACGGCAAATCGATCGATCGCGAGGGTCAGGCGGTCAAGATCAAGACCGGTCCGATTTTGTGGGGCGGTTTGGGCAACAACGGCCAGCACGCTTTCTATCAGTTGCTGCACCAAGGCACCCATTTGGTGCCGGCGGATTTTCTCGCCCCGGCGCAAAGCCCAAATCCCATCGGCGACCATCACCCGATCCTGCTGGCGAATTGCCTGGCGCAAGCCGAGGCGCTGATGGTCGGCAAGACCGAGGCGCAGGCGCGCGCCGAACTGGAGAAACAGGGCTTGAGCGGAGAGGCCTTGGAGAAGCTGCTGCCGTACAAGATTTTCCCCGGCAACCGGCCCAGCACCAGTTTGTTCTACACCCGGCTGACGCCGAGGGTTTTAGGTTCGCTGCTGGCGCTGTACGAGCATAAGGTGTTCGTGCAGGGCGCGATTTGGGACATCAATTCCTTCGACCAGTGGGGCGTCGAACTGGGCAAGCAATTGGCCAACGCCATCCTGCCGGAATTGAAAGAAGGGCAACCGTCCGGTAAGCACGATGCTTCGACGCTGGGACTGATCCGGTTCTGCCGTAATTTGACCTGA
- a CDS encoding entericidin A/B family lipoprotein: MKKNPIIVAVLLGLSLLLGGTLSACNTVKGAGQDIKSAGKGIENKAEEEKKY; this comes from the coding sequence ATGAAGAAAAATCCCATCATCGTGGCTGTATTACTCGGCTTGTCGTTGCTGCTGGGCGGCACTTTGAGCGCCTGCAACACCGTCAAGGGTGCCGGGCAAGACATCAAATCCGCCGGTAAGGGTATCGAAAACAAAGCCGAGGAAGAGAAGAAATACTAA
- a CDS encoding DUF465 domain-containing protein, with product MIGENHDLFHELPEYQERIAELKAADSQFAKLYEEYHAVNNEVERIELQIETPSDTYTEILKKRRLHLKDEIYTLLRKMSGTGALA from the coding sequence ATGATCGGAGAAAACCACGACCTTTTTCACGAACTGCCGGAATACCAAGAGCGTATTGCCGAACTAAAGGCGGCCGATTCCCAATTTGCCAAGCTCTATGAGGAATATCATGCGGTCAACAACGAAGTCGAACGCATTGAGCTGCAAATCGAAACCCCTTCGGACACCTACACCGAGATTCTCAAGAAAAGGCGCTTGCACCTGAAGGATGAGATTTACACCCTCCTGCGTAAGATGAGCGGCACCGGCGCGTTGGCCTAA
- a CDS encoding protein phosphatase 2C domain-containing protein, producing the protein MNIVAPEHTAFCRKDRLEVAVRSLRSPTDHGRRENQDNYLVVDGQGRGRFLREQQEAQVQLADWPSGHWRIAVLDGMGGHSHGREAAQRAVEGLLDVPPTVDLNELCRALNALHGTLYLEFQSAGLETGCTLILIEIPADGPALLFHVGDSRVYAINQEHVECLTVDHVPATHLALLGLVDNVQWLQQVHVRPNSQISQAFILGSTLGVPTLQVDTIGAELFELHDGNLPLFLRGLGDRRLLTLESGWVYLLASDGLWHLLKPQAFIRRWPSLLGSSQHSLDYLVDRLLDELADFIRQQRSQPDDNCTVVLLRKSAPIELPPGGP; encoded by the coding sequence GTGAATATCGTTGCCCCCGAGCACACCGCATTCTGCCGCAAGGATCGATTGGAAGTCGCCGTACGTTCGTTGCGCTCGCCGACCGATCACGGGCGGCGCGAAAATCAGGACAATTATCTGGTGGTGGACGGTCAGGGGCGGGGCCGTTTTCTGCGCGAACAGCAGGAAGCGCAGGTGCAGTTAGCGGATTGGCCGTCCGGCCATTGGCGGATTGCGGTGCTGGACGGGATGGGAGGCCACAGCCACGGTCGGGAAGCGGCGCAACGGGCCGTCGAAGGCTTGCTCGACGTGCCGCCCACCGTTGACTTGAACGAGCTTTGTCGTGCGCTCAACGCGCTCCACGGGACTCTTTATCTAGAATTTCAAAGCGCGGGCTTGGAAACCGGCTGCACGTTGATCTTGATAGAAATTCCCGCTGACGGACCCGCCCTGTTGTTCCATGTCGGCGATTCCAGGGTTTACGCCATCAATCAAGAGCACGTCGAGTGCCTGACGGTCGATCATGTCCCGGCCACCCACCTCGCACTGCTTGGGCTGGTGGACAACGTCCAATGGCTCCAGCAAGTTCATGTCCGGCCGAACTCACAAATCAGTCAAGCGTTCATTCTCGGCAGCACCCTCGGCGTACCGACCTTGCAGGTGGACACGATCGGCGCTGAATTGTTCGAGTTGCACGACGGCAACTTGCCGCTCTTTTTACGGGGGTTGGGCGACCGCCGTCTTCTGACGCTGGAATCGGGCTGGGTTTATCTCTTGGCCAGCGACGGACTCTGGCATCTTCTCAAGCCGCAAGCTTTTATCCGGCGCTGGCCGTCCTTGCTGGGCAGTTCGCAACATTCCTTGGATTATCTGGTCGATAGGTTGTTGGACGAACTCGCCGACTTCATCCGGCAACAGCGGAGCCAACCGGACGACAATTGCACGGTGGTGCTGTTACGCAAATCCGCGCCGATCGAGCTTCCACCCGGCGGACCCTGA